From the Salinimicrobium tongyeongense genome, one window contains:
- a CDS encoding glycoside hydrolase family 43 protein codes for MKANRVILCLILFLVYNKGISQNPIIQTNYTADPAPLIYNGKVYLYTSHDEAGSTWFTMNDWRLYTTEDMVNWTDHGTVLAYDDFDWAKQNAWAPQAIERHGKFYMYVPITARNGRNGIGVAVADSPYGPFLDPLGKPLISNSNADIDPSVFIDDDGQAYLFWGNPECYYVKLNEDMISYDGEIKKIPNTIEAFGKREGEENPQRPTTYEEGPWLYKRNGIYYMFFAAGPLPEHIGYSTSNSITGPYKYQGVVMPREGGAFTNHPGVIDYKGKTYFFYHNAALPGGGGFTRSVAVEELKFNEDGSIRQLNMTKGLEDPLKPLNPYIKNEAETIAWSEGLKSRENDIVGNFIVATHNNAFSTVKKVDFREQGASRFTARVGTTHNGDVSMEIRLDAVDGELIGTLKVPLTGGSDRWELVTVDIDNITGIHDVYFVFKGKAPSEILYFDYWKFEK; via the coding sequence ATGAAAGCAAACAGAGTAATATTATGCCTAATCCTGTTTTTGGTTTATAATAAAGGAATATCCCAAAACCCGATTATTCAAACGAATTATACAGCAGATCCTGCTCCCCTGATTTATAATGGTAAAGTTTATTTATATACCTCCCATGATGAAGCAGGGTCAACCTGGTTCACTATGAACGACTGGCGCTTGTACACCACCGAAGACATGGTCAACTGGACAGACCATGGGACGGTACTGGCCTATGATGATTTTGACTGGGCTAAACAGAATGCCTGGGCACCCCAGGCCATAGAGAGGCATGGTAAGTTTTATATGTACGTGCCTATAACTGCCAGGAATGGAAGGAATGGAATTGGTGTGGCGGTAGCCGATAGTCCATATGGACCATTCCTGGATCCTTTAGGAAAACCCTTGATTAGCAATAGTAATGCAGATATAGATCCCTCTGTATTTATTGACGATGACGGGCAGGCCTATCTTTTTTGGGGAAACCCCGAATGCTATTATGTGAAACTGAATGAAGACATGATAAGTTATGATGGGGAAATTAAAAAGATCCCTAATACCATTGAAGCATTTGGAAAACGCGAAGGGGAAGAAAATCCTCAACGCCCCACTACATATGAAGAAGGTCCCTGGTTGTACAAAAGAAATGGTATCTATTACATGTTTTTTGCCGCCGGACCTTTACCAGAACATATTGGCTATTCTACAAGTAACAGTATCACAGGTCCCTATAAATATCAGGGAGTGGTGATGCCTAGGGAAGGAGGCGCCTTTACAAATCATCCCGGAGTCATTGATTACAAGGGTAAAACCTATTTCTTTTATCACAATGCAGCCCTCCCCGGAGGAGGTGGGTTTACCCGTTCTGTAGCCGTGGAGGAATTGAAATTCAATGAAGATGGATCGATCCGGCAATTGAATATGACTAAGGGATTAGAGGACCCATTGAAACCTTTGAACCCATATATTAAAAATGAAGCAGAAACCATTGCCTGGTCCGAAGGTTTGAAGTCAAGAGAAAATGACATTGTAGGAAACTTCATTGTGGCTACCCACAACAATGCCTTTTCTACCGTCAAAAAAGTAGATTTTAGAGAGCAAGGTGCTTCTCGATTTACAGCCAGGGTGGGGACAACCCATAACGGGGATGTAAGTATGGAGATAAGACTCGATGCAGTAGATGGGGAACTGATTGGAACCCTAAAAGTGCCATTAACCGGAGGTAGTGATAGGTGGGAATTAGTGACTGTAGATATTGACAATATAACCGGTATACACGATGTATATTTTGTTTTTAAAGGAAAAGCACCCAGCGAGATACTCTACTTTGATTACTGGAAATTTGAAAAATAA
- a CDS encoding TIM-barrel domain-containing protein, translating into MKKNQPFLITILLALFVFTGCSAQKNVPVFSKAVYEGNDDVYNENPLEEDEFYNPILQGMYPDPAIARKGDDYYLVSSSFAVFPGVPIFHSNDLVNWTQIGHVLDRKTQLKVFDTGISAGIYAPDIRYNPHNDTFYMITTQFAGGFGNIVVKTKDPMQGWSDPYKLNFQGIDPAIFFDDDGKAYVVHNDAPNQGEELYQGHRVIKIWEYDLEKDQVIEGTDKIIVDGGVDLADKPIWIEAPHIYKKDGLYYLMCAEGGTGGWHSEVIFVSDKPMGPYEPAPSNPILTQRYLSQNRDYKVDWAGHADLVEGPDGEYWGVFLAIRPNEKGRVNTGRETFILPVDWSGKFPVFINGLVPMEPKLKMPEGVENKTGEGDYFPNGNFTYTEDFSSDKLDYRWVGLRGPREDFIKFTKKGLQINPFETNIKEVKPTSTLFHRQQHKDFSFTATMSYKPKSEKDLAGITAIQSEKFNYVFGVTRKDNKFYLVLERTEKGSSKILASKEIEYKDEVQLRVEAEEDDYQFSYALKGEDFQNLGGTVSGDILSTNVAGGFTGALLGLYATSANDAIPGVVAQSFQETEGGISATIDSIEVEIQFFKPDLVRVIKYPEGSSYKKESLSVIMDPVDVSFNTREKGDYVSLSSKDLEVLLDLRNGNITFKRLGGRVLLQEISASFVKFNDAGENTYSVSQSFKLDPEEAIYGLGILQNGKMSQRNQEVKMIQGNTWDFVPFFQSVKGYGMFWDNYSPTTFSDNTERTQFESEVGDGIDYYFMDGGNSDGVIANMRNLTGEVPMFPLWTFGYWQSKERYKSQEETVGVVKKYRELNVPLDGIIQDWQYWGDNYHWNAMEFLNPNFPEPQKMIDQIHDLNAHIIISIWSSFGPETQPYKDLKAGNDLLEFQTWPLSGKDTWPPDMNYPSGVRVYDAYDPEARDIYWKHLRKGLYSLGIDGWWMDSTEPDHLEFKPEDLDVQTHLGSFRKVRNAYPLLSVGGVYKNQRQETSDKRVFILTRSAFAGQQRYGANTWSGDVTASWDALGKQIPAGLNFSLTGIPYWNTDIGGFFLSKFKDKLEDPEYRELYARWLQFAAFTPMMRSHGADAPREIYQFGKKGDDIYDALEKFINLRYSLLPYIYSSAWDITHNNSSMMRALVMDFPGDSKVHDLNDQYMFGKSILVAPVTRSMYTVNKSENFGEVKSKDIYLPAGAIWYDYWDERKFNGGKRIEKETPIDVMPLYVRAGSILPIGPKVQYATQHDWNNLEVKVYPGANGEFILYEDEKDNYNYEDGAYSEIKFEWKDEQKQLIIHPRKGEFEGMLKERVFNIKLVGEKQGSTSRNIKYHGEKLQVDL; encoded by the coding sequence ATGAAAAAAAATCAACCGTTCTTAATCACCATTCTCTTAGCCCTTTTTGTCTTTACCGGCTGTAGTGCGCAGAAAAATGTACCTGTATTTTCCAAAGCGGTTTATGAAGGGAATGATGATGTGTATAATGAGAATCCTTTGGAGGAGGATGAATTCTATAATCCTATTTTACAGGGAATGTATCCAGATCCGGCAATTGCCCGAAAAGGAGATGATTATTATTTGGTTTCCTCATCCTTTGCTGTTTTTCCGGGGGTGCCAATCTTCCATTCAAATGACCTGGTGAACTGGACGCAAATTGGCCACGTTCTGGATAGAAAAACACAGTTAAAAGTTTTTGATACAGGGATCAGTGCCGGAATTTATGCCCCTGATATTCGGTATAACCCTCACAATGATACTTTTTATATGATCACCACCCAGTTTGCCGGTGGTTTTGGAAACATTGTGGTTAAAACCAAAGATCCTATGCAAGGTTGGAGCGATCCGTACAAATTGAACTTTCAGGGTATAGATCCGGCGATCTTTTTTGATGACGACGGGAAGGCCTATGTAGTCCATAATGATGCTCCAAACCAGGGAGAAGAACTATACCAGGGGCATCGCGTGATTAAAATTTGGGAATATGATCTGGAAAAAGATCAGGTGATTGAGGGAACCGATAAGATAATTGTAGATGGAGGAGTCGATCTTGCAGATAAACCCATCTGGATTGAAGCTCCTCATATCTATAAAAAAGATGGTCTTTATTATCTAATGTGTGCCGAAGGTGGTACAGGAGGTTGGCATAGTGAGGTGATATTTGTAAGTGATAAGCCAATGGGACCTTATGAGCCTGCACCCTCAAATCCAATCCTAACACAAAGATATCTTTCGCAAAACCGGGATTACAAAGTAGACTGGGCTGGACATGCAGATCTGGTTGAAGGACCCGATGGTGAATACTGGGGGGTATTTTTAGCAATACGCCCAAATGAAAAAGGTAGGGTAAATACCGGAAGAGAAACTTTTATTTTACCGGTAGACTGGTCTGGAAAGTTTCCTGTTTTTATAAATGGTCTTGTTCCCATGGAACCAAAACTTAAAATGCCGGAAGGTGTTGAAAATAAAACCGGAGAAGGTGATTATTTCCCAAATGGAAACTTTACTTATACCGAGGACTTTAGTTCTGATAAATTAGATTACCGTTGGGTAGGATTAAGAGGGCCTCGTGAAGATTTCATTAAGTTCACCAAAAAAGGTCTTCAAATTAACCCTTTTGAAACCAATATAAAGGAAGTTAAACCTACCTCTACACTTTTTCATCGTCAACAGCACAAAGATTTTTCCTTTACTGCTACTATGAGTTACAAGCCAAAGTCTGAAAAAGATTTAGCCGGTATCACAGCTATTCAAAGTGAAAAATTTAATTATGTATTTGGTGTAACCAGGAAAGACAACAAATTTTATTTAGTGTTGGAGAGGACTGAAAAAGGTTCTTCCAAAATACTGGCCAGTAAGGAAATTGAATATAAAGATGAGGTTCAGCTGAGAGTAGAAGCAGAAGAAGATGACTATCAGTTCAGTTATGCTTTGAAAGGAGAAGATTTTCAGAATTTAGGTGGTACAGTGTCCGGAGATATTCTGTCCACTAATGTTGCCGGAGGTTTTACCGGGGCATTATTAGGCTTGTATGCAACATCTGCTAATGATGCAATACCGGGAGTTGTAGCGCAATCATTTCAAGAAACTGAAGGTGGGATATCTGCAACTATTGACTCGATTGAGGTTGAGATACAATTTTTTAAGCCCGACTTGGTTCGGGTAATTAAATACCCTGAGGGATCTTCCTATAAAAAAGAAAGTCTTTCAGTAATTATGGATCCGGTAGATGTAAGCTTCAATACAAGAGAAAAGGGTGATTACGTTTCTTTAAGCTCAAAAGATCTTGAGGTGCTACTAGATCTTAGAAATGGGAATATTACCTTTAAGAGATTAGGGGGGCGGGTGCTCCTGCAGGAGATTAGTGCCTCATTCGTGAAATTCAATGATGCCGGGGAGAATACTTACAGCGTTTCACAATCTTTTAAGTTAGATCCAGAGGAAGCTATATACGGACTTGGAATCCTTCAGAATGGAAAAATGTCACAGAGAAATCAGGAAGTTAAAATGATACAGGGTAACACCTGGGATTTCGTGCCCTTTTTTCAATCGGTTAAAGGATATGGAATGTTCTGGGATAATTATTCACCTACTACTTTCAGTGATAATACTGAAAGGACCCAATTTGAATCCGAGGTTGGAGATGGGATTGACTACTATTTTATGGACGGAGGAAATTCTGATGGGGTAATCGCAAATATGCGAAATCTTACGGGAGAAGTGCCTATGTTTCCATTATGGACATTTGGGTATTGGCAGAGTAAAGAACGATATAAAAGCCAGGAAGAAACGGTTGGGGTAGTCAAAAAATATCGGGAATTAAATGTTCCTTTGGATGGCATTATCCAGGACTGGCAGTATTGGGGAGACAATTATCATTGGAATGCTATGGAGTTTTTAAATCCCAATTTTCCTGAGCCACAGAAGATGATTGATCAAATTCATGATCTTAATGCTCATATTATTATTTCAATCTGGTCATCTTTTGGTCCTGAGACCCAACCCTATAAAGATTTAAAAGCAGGTAATGATCTTCTAGAATTTCAAACCTGGCCTTTATCAGGAAAAGATACATGGCCACCAGATATGAATTATCCATCTGGAGTTCGGGTGTATGATGCCTACGATCCGGAGGCAAGAGATATTTACTGGAAACATTTAAGGAAGGGCCTTTATTCCCTGGGAATCGATGGATGGTGGATGGATTCAACAGAGCCTGACCACCTTGAATTTAAACCTGAGGATCTGGATGTTCAGACACATTTAGGCTCCTTTAGAAAGGTTCGTAATGCTTATCCCTTGTTAAGTGTGGGAGGAGTTTATAAAAATCAGAGACAAGAAACTTCAGATAAAAGAGTTTTTATTTTGACACGTTCAGCTTTCGCCGGACAACAGCGGTATGGGGCCAACACATGGTCTGGAGATGTTACTGCTTCATGGGATGCCCTGGGGAAACAAATTCCGGCCGGCTTAAACTTTTCACTTACAGGAATACCTTATTGGAATACTGATATTGGAGGTTTCTTCCTTAGTAAATTCAAAGACAAGCTCGAGGATCCTGAATATCGGGAATTATATGCCCGGTGGCTCCAATTTGCAGCCTTTACTCCAATGATGCGTTCCCATGGTGCAGATGCACCAAGAGAGATCTATCAGTTTGGAAAAAAGGGGGATGACATCTACGATGCATTAGAAAAGTTTATAAACCTGCGTTATAGCCTACTGCCTTACATTTATTCTTCTGCCTGGGATATTACTCATAATAATTCAAGTATGATGCGGGCTTTAGTAATGGATTTTCCTGGTGACAGTAAGGTGCATGATTTAAACGATCAATATATGTTTGGAAAATCCATTCTTGTAGCCCCGGTCACGAGATCCATGTACACAGTAAACAAATCAGAAAATTTTGGAGAAGTGAAGTCAAAGGATATTTACCTTCCTGCTGGTGCCATTTGGTACGACTACTGGGACGAAAGAAAGTTCAATGGTGGAAAACGTATCGAAAAAGAAACACCAATAGATGTTATGCCACTATATGTTCGTGCAGGTTCCATCCTTCCTATAGGACCAAAAGTGCAATATGCTACTCAACATGACTGGAATAATCTGGAAGTTAAAGTATATCCGGGCGCAAATGGTGAATTTATATTATATGAGGATGAAAAGGATAATTACAATTATGAAGATGGTGCCTATTCTGAAATAAAGTTTGAATGGAAGGATGAACAAAAACAGTTAATAATTCATCCCCGTAAAGGTGAATTTGAGGGCATGCTGAAGGAGAGGGTTTTTAATATTAAATTGGTGGGAGAAAAACAGGGATCTACCTCAAGAAATATTAAGTATCATGGTGAAAAACTTCAGGTGGATCTTTAA
- a CDS encoding alpha-N-arabinofuranosidase, with amino-acid sequence MKKISSLFIFLFMCQSVVFAQETKITVREDQNAPKISKHIYGHFAEHLGRSIYDGFYVGDTSAIPNKEGVRTDIIQALKEIQIPNLRWPGGCFADTYQWKDGIGPQEERPTMVNSWWGGVTEDNSFGTHNFLNLCEELGAEPFISGNVGSGTVKDFADWVQYTNHPAGSPMAKLRKENGREEPWNVKFWGIGNEMWGCGGNMTAEYYANIYKQYATFMNASENNENLYRIAAGATGDDYHWTEVLMREVPKSLIEAVGLHHYAVIDWKAKGPSTNYTEDIYFKSMKEALKMDEFVTKHIEVMEKYDPENEIDLAVDEWGGWYEVEEGTNPGFLYQQNTMRDAMIAGATLNIFNNHSERVKMANIAQTVNVLQAQILTEGEKMILTPTYHVFKMYTVHHDARLLPVAFDSPNYIFNGESLPAISVSASKSETGSTSISLVNIDAKKEHKVEIELEGLDVKKMQGQILRSGKIQDHNTFDDPDKITIKDFKDFSLKNGKLSMVLPPFSVVVLSSKK; translated from the coding sequence ATGAAAAAAATTAGTAGCCTATTTATTTTTCTTTTTATGTGCCAGTCGGTGGTATTTGCACAGGAAACGAAGATTACCGTACGTGAAGACCAAAATGCTCCAAAGATCAGCAAGCATATTTACGGTCACTTTGCTGAACATCTCGGCCGCTCTATTTATGACGGATTTTATGTTGGGGACACCAGCGCAATCCCCAATAAAGAAGGAGTTAGAACAGATATTATTCAAGCGCTAAAGGAAATCCAAATCCCGAACCTCAGGTGGCCCGGCGGCTGTTTTGCCGATACTTATCAGTGGAAAGATGGAATTGGCCCACAGGAAGAGAGGCCAACCATGGTAAACTCCTGGTGGGGTGGGGTAACCGAAGACAACAGCTTTGGAACGCATAATTTTTTGAACCTGTGTGAAGAATTGGGAGCCGAGCCTTTTATATCAGGAAATGTGGGTAGCGGAACAGTAAAGGATTTTGCCGACTGGGTACAGTATACCAACCATCCGGCAGGTAGTCCCATGGCCAAATTGAGAAAGGAAAATGGAAGGGAAGAACCCTGGAACGTGAAATTTTGGGGAATTGGAAATGAGATGTGGGGCTGCGGCGGGAATATGACCGCTGAATATTATGCGAATATATATAAGCAGTACGCTACTTTTATGAACGCGTCGGAAAATAATGAAAATCTCTATAGAATTGCGGCAGGAGCTACAGGTGATGACTATCATTGGACCGAGGTCTTAATGCGGGAGGTTCCGAAATCCCTTATTGAAGCAGTAGGATTGCATCATTATGCCGTAATTGATTGGAAAGCGAAAGGACCTTCCACAAATTATACCGAAGATATTTACTTTAAGAGTATGAAAGAAGCTCTTAAAATGGATGAGTTCGTTACCAAGCATATAGAGGTGATGGAAAAATATGATCCTGAAAATGAAATAGACTTAGCAGTAGACGAGTGGGGTGGCTGGTACGAAGTAGAAGAAGGAACCAATCCCGGATTTTTATATCAGCAGAATACCATGAGAGATGCTATGATTGCAGGGGCAACTTTGAATATCTTCAATAATCATAGTGAGAGGGTAAAAATGGCCAATATCGCCCAGACAGTGAATGTTTTGCAGGCACAAATACTTACCGAAGGGGAGAAAATGATCCTTACCCCCACTTATCATGTTTTCAAGATGTATACAGTGCACCACGATGCCCGGTTGCTGCCGGTGGCTTTTGATTCTCCTAATTATATTTTTAATGGAGAATCCTTACCGGCCATTTCAGTTTCGGCTTCGAAAAGTGAGACCGGAAGCACCAGCATTTCCCTGGTCAACATAGATGCAAAAAAGGAACATAAGGTGGAAATTGAACTGGAAGGTCTGGATGTGAAGAAAATGCAGGGACAAATCCTTAGATCAGGTAAAATTCAGGATCATAATACTTTTGATGACCCAGATAAAATAACCATTAAGGATTTTAAAGACTTCAGTCTCAAAAATGGCAAATTATCAATGGTTTTGCCTCCTTTCTCAGTGGTAGTGCTTTCCTCAAAAAAGTAA
- a CDS encoding glycoside hydrolase family 127 protein: MIKDHRHHILFYLFLTAFAFGPNVWAQNKSDIKFFKLQDVELGEGPFKQAMLTDLNYILELEPDKLLAPFLREAGLEPKAKSYTNWENSGLDGHIGGHYLTALAQMYASAGSEDAYERLEYMLGELKRAQDAYGTGYIGGVPGSKELWAEIRSGNLKPASFSLNGRWVPLYNIHKTYAGLLDAYTHTGNLLAKEMLIDFTDWMVDLTANLSDEQIQSLLISEHGGLNEVFADVARITGEEKYLELARQFSQQALLDPLSQENDVLNGMHANTQIPKVIGFETVASISGDEDYHEAAKYFWENVVNQRSVAIGGNSVREHFHPTTDFSSMVTDVQGPETCNTYNMLKLSKKLFQAEGLEKYIDYYEEALYNHILSSQHPEKGGFVYFTPMRPGHYRVYSQPETSFWCCVGSGIENHGKYNEFIYAYSENELYVNLFIPSTLNWEEKGLSFTQTTSFPEVESTSFLIGSKKSQDLTLKIRYPRWISQGEFNVEVNGKPVEVNTTSGNYFIIKRKWKDGDRVDVKLPMQLTSERLPDGSDYKALKYGPIVLAAKTGNGDMDGLFADDSRGGHIAAGEVIPLSEVPYFISDKTEDIETLAKKVPGKNLTFSASEVIYPPKYKDLEFIPFYKLHDSRYAIYLPLETTEGVEKIRKELEKKEEEEKMLAALTIDRVAPGEQQPEADHFIESQNSNIGTHRDRHWRDAEGWFSYNLIDKEKQARKLRITYFGGDEGRNFKIFINDELIAEESFHGLEGNRFFEKDYKLPAGMVKKSDGILKLKFEAVPGSRTAGIYDVRLLKNK, encoded by the coding sequence ATGATTAAAGATCACAGGCACCATATTCTTTTCTATTTGTTTCTAACAGCTTTTGCTTTTGGACCTAATGTCTGGGCTCAAAATAAGAGCGACATTAAATTTTTTAAGCTTCAGGACGTAGAGCTGGGAGAAGGGCCTTTTAAACAGGCAATGCTTACAGATCTCAATTACATACTCGAATTGGAGCCAGATAAATTACTGGCTCCCTTTTTACGGGAAGCAGGTTTAGAACCAAAGGCTAAAAGTTACACCAATTGGGAAAATTCCGGGTTGGATGGCCATATTGGAGGGCATTATCTTACTGCCCTGGCACAAATGTATGCATCTGCAGGTAGTGAAGATGCATATGAAAGATTAGAATATATGCTTGGGGAGCTTAAACGGGCGCAGGATGCTTATGGCACCGGGTATATTGGAGGTGTTCCGGGAAGTAAAGAGCTTTGGGCAGAGATTAGGTCAGGAAATCTGAAGCCGGCCAGTTTTAGTCTGAATGGCAGATGGGTGCCTCTTTACAACATCCATAAGACATATGCCGGGCTACTTGATGCTTATACACATACTGGAAATCTACTGGCTAAGGAAATGTTGATCGATTTTACCGACTGGATGGTCGATCTTACAGCAAACCTTTCTGATGAACAGATCCAGTCCCTTCTTATCTCCGAACATGGTGGTTTAAATGAGGTCTTTGCAGATGTAGCCAGAATAACCGGCGAAGAGAAATACCTGGAACTGGCCCGGCAATTTTCTCAGCAGGCGCTGCTTGATCCTTTAAGTCAGGAGAATGATGTCTTAAATGGCATGCATGCAAATACCCAGATTCCCAAGGTGATTGGATTTGAAACCGTTGCGTCAATTTCGGGGGATGAGGATTATCATGAGGCAGCGAAATATTTTTGGGAAAACGTGGTGAACCAACGCTCTGTAGCCATTGGAGGGAATAGTGTAAGGGAACATTTTCATCCAACTACCGATTTTTCCTCGATGGTCACCGACGTACAGGGCCCCGAAACCTGTAATACTTACAACATGCTCAAATTGAGCAAAAAGCTCTTTCAGGCAGAAGGTTTGGAAAAATACATAGATTATTACGAGGAAGCTCTGTATAATCATATTCTTTCCTCGCAACATCCTGAAAAAGGCGGTTTTGTTTATTTCACGCCTATGCGTCCGGGGCATTACCGGGTGTATTCTCAGCCGGAAACCAGTTTCTGGTGCTGCGTGGGTTCGGGTATTGAAAATCATGGAAAGTACAATGAATTCATCTATGCCTATTCTGAAAATGAGCTTTATGTGAATCTTTTTATCCCGTCAACCTTAAATTGGGAGGAGAAAGGACTTTCGTTTACTCAAACAACAAGTTTTCCTGAAGTAGAGTCCACATCATTTTTAATCGGGTCTAAAAAGTCCCAGGATTTAACCCTGAAAATAAGATATCCGCGCTGGATTTCGCAGGGGGAGTTCAATGTTGAAGTAAACGGAAAACCGGTGGAGGTGAATACAACTTCCGGGAACTACTTCATCATTAAAAGAAAATGGAAAGATGGTGACAGGGTCGATGTGAAATTGCCCATGCAGCTTACTTCTGAAAGACTTCCCGATGGTTCAGATTACAAGGCTTTGAAATACGGCCCCATTGTACTGGCAGCTAAAACAGGGAATGGGGATATGGACGGGCTTTTTGCCGATGATAGCAGGGGAGGCCATATTGCAGCCGGTGAGGTCATCCCGCTTTCAGAAGTGCCTTATTTCATTTCAGATAAAACTGAAGACATTGAAACCCTGGCGAAGAAAGTCCCAGGTAAAAACCTTACTTTTTCAGCATCAGAAGTAATCTATCCCCCCAAATATAAAGACCTCGAATTTATACCATTTTACAAACTCCATGACTCACGGTATGCCATTTACCTTCCTCTGGAAACTACTGAAGGTGTGGAGAAGATAAGGAAGGAACTGGAGAAAAAGGAGGAGGAAGAAAAGATGCTGGCGGCTTTGACCATTGACAGGGTCGCTCCCGGCGAACAACAACCGGAAGCCGATCATTTTATAGAAAGCCAAAATTCAAATATAGGTACGCACCGCGATAGGCATTGGAGAGATGCAGAAGGCTGGTTTAGTTATAACTTGATAGATAAGGAGAAACAGGCACGAAAGCTTAGGATCACCTACTTTGGAGGAGATGAAGGCCGTAATTTTAAAATTTTCATTAATGACGAACTCATTGCCGAAGAAAGTTTCCATGGCCTGGAGGGAAACAGGTTCTTTGAAAAGGATTATAAACTTCCTGCCGGAATGGTGAAAAAAAGCGATGGAATCTTGAAGCTGAAGTTTGAAGCAGTCCCGGGTTCGCGTACTGCAGGAATTTACGATGTTCGGTTATTGAAAAACAAATAA
- a CDS encoding ribulokinase: protein MKNYVIGLDYGTDSVRAVLVDSENGKELASDTYYYPRWKEQKYCNAAINQFRQHPLDHIEGLEKTIKGVVEKSGIDGQAVKGICIDTTGSSPIAVTKEGTPLAFIEGFEENPNAMMVLWKDHTAIKEANEINELAENWGGENYTKYEGGIYSSEWFWAKITHVIREDEKVKNAAYSWMEHCDLMTFMLIEDQDLQSFKRSRCAAGHKAMWHESWGGLPSEDFLNRLDPYLGELRRRLYNETYTSDEVAGNLSAKWAQKLGLSTNCVIAVGVFDAHSGAVGAKIDKHTLVRVMGTSTCDIIISSKENVGDKTVKGICGQVDGSVIPEMIGLEAGQSAFGDVLAWFKNVLSWPLDNLIYNSEILSEEQKEQLKAEAEKNFIRKLSEEAEKIDIFESLPIALDWINGRRTPDANQELKSAISNLSLGSKAPHIFKALINAICFGSKEIVNRFEEEGVKINSVIGIGGVARKSPFIMQTLANVLDMPIKVAASDEAPALGAAIYAAVAAGLYPNVIEASKTLGSDFEAEYLPKKEEVKVYAELMQEYKELGAFAEKSATRKISRQ, encoded by the coding sequence ATGAAGAATTATGTTATAGGCCTCGATTACGGAACCGACTCGGTGAGAGCTGTTTTAGTAGATTCAGAAAATGGAAAAGAACTGGCCTCAGATACTTATTATTACCCGCGATGGAAGGAGCAGAAATACTGTAACGCAGCAATAAATCAATTCCGGCAACACCCTTTAGACCATATTGAAGGTCTTGAAAAGACCATTAAAGGAGTTGTGGAAAAAAGCGGAATTGACGGCCAGGCCGTAAAAGGGATTTGTATAGATACCACCGGCTCATCACCCATTGCAGTTACCAAAGAAGGAACTCCACTGGCATTTATTGAAGGTTTTGAAGAGAATCCCAATGCCATGATGGTGTTGTGGAAAGACCATACTGCCATTAAGGAAGCTAATGAGATCAACGAGCTGGCAGAGAATTGGGGAGGTGAGAATTATACCAAATACGAAGGCGGAATTTATTCCTCCGAATGGTTTTGGGCAAAGATCACCCACGTGATCAGGGAAGATGAAAAGGTGAAAAACGCAGCCTATTCCTGGATGGAGCATTGTGATCTAATGACCTTTATGCTCATAGAAGACCAGGATCTGCAGTCTTTTAAACGAAGCCGCTGTGCTGCCGGACACAAAGCTATGTGGCACGAAAGCTGGGGCGGACTTCCTTCCGAAGATTTCCTCAACAGGCTGGATCCTTATTTAGGTGAGCTTCGCAGAAGATTATACAACGAGACCTACACCTCCGATGAGGTTGCCGGGAATTTAAGTGCCAAATGGGCTCAAAAATTAGGATTAAGTACAAATTGTGTTATTGCCGTAGGGGTTTTTGATGCACACTCGGGCGCAGTAGGCGCCAAAATCGATAAGCATACTTTGGTTCGTGTAATGGGAACCTCCACCTGCGATATTATCATATCCTCCAAAGAAAACGTTGGAGATAAGACCGTAAAAGGTATTTGCGGGCAGGTAGACGGCTCGGTTATACCTGAAATGATAGGTCTGGAAGCGGGGCAGTCGGCTTTTGGCGATGTGCTGGCATGGTTTAAAAATGTGCTTTCCTGGCCCCTGGATAATCTTATATATAATTCTGAAATACTATCCGAAGAACAAAAAGAGCAACTAAAAGCAGAAGCCGAAAAGAACTTTATCAGGAAACTTTCTGAAGAGGCAGAGAAAATTGACATTTTTGAGAGCCTGCCTATTGCCCTTGACTGGATCAACGGCCGAAGAACCCCCGATGCTAATCAGGAGTTGAAAAGTGCCATTTCCAACCTGTCTTTAGGATCTAAAGCCCCCCATATTTTTAAAGCTTTGATCAATGCAATTTGCTTCGGTTCTAAAGAGATCGTGAACCGTTTTGAAGAAGAAGGGGTTAAGATCAATAGCGTGATAGGAATTGGAGGAGTGGCGAGAAAATCTCCTTTTATAATGCAAACCCTGGCAAATGTGCTGGATATGCCTATTAAAGTAGCTGCTTCAGATGAAGCACCTGCTCTTGGGGCAGCCATTTATGCTGCTGTTGCTGCAGGGCTTTATCCAAACGTGATCGAAGCCAGTAAAACCCTGGGCAGTGATTTTGAAGCAGAATATCTTCCGAAGAAAGAGGAGGTGAAAGTTTATGCCGAATTAATGCAGGAGTATAAAGAATTGGGCGCCTTCGCCGAAAAAAGTGCAACCAGAAAAATAAGCAGACAATGA